From a region of the Synechococcus sp. RS9916 genome:
- a CDS encoding inorganic diphosphatase codes for MDLHSLLPSPSPGLVNLVVEIPAGSRNKYEYLESAGVMALDRVLHSSVRYPFDYGFIPNTLAEDGSPLDAMVIMEEPTFAGCLIVARPIGVLDMHDTGHYDGKILCVPVADPRQRGIESIRQIAPNQLEDVAEFFRVYKNLEGRVTSIGGWRDVDAVQPLLRDCMAAART; via the coding sequence ATGGATCTTCACTCCCTTCTGCCCTCGCCGTCACCGGGTCTCGTCAACCTGGTGGTTGAGATTCCAGCGGGCAGCCGGAATAAATACGAATATCTCGAGTCTGCAGGGGTCATGGCCCTGGACCGAGTGCTTCATTCCTCGGTCCGCTACCCCTTCGACTACGGCTTCATCCCCAACACCCTGGCGGAAGATGGCTCGCCGCTCGACGCCATGGTGATCATGGAGGAGCCCACCTTTGCGGGTTGTTTGATTGTGGCCCGACCGATCGGTGTGCTCGACATGCACGACACTGGTCATTACGACGGCAAGATCCTTTGCGTGCCGGTGGCGGATCCGCGTCAGAGAGGCATCGAGAGCATTCGGCAGATCGCCCCGAACCAACTCGAGGATGTGGCGGAATTCTTTCGGGTTTACAAAAACCTCGAGGGTCGGGTGACCTCGATTGGGGGGTGGCGTGATGTTGATGCCGTGCAGCCTTTGCTGAGGGACTGCATGGCAGCAGCCAGGACTTGA
- a CDS encoding 2Fe-2S iron-sulfur cluster-binding protein, producing MPTIRFEQEGQQVGCIEGANLRKAALSAGINPYKGLNNLNNCGGVGQCGTCVVEVVEGAQNLSPRSDVEEVYLADRPANYRLSCRTSVNGDVTVRTRPSDGVGKGSNSLLGAVKNLFGK from the coding sequence GTGCCCACCATCCGTTTTGAGCAGGAAGGCCAGCAGGTCGGTTGCATCGAGGGAGCGAATCTTCGCAAGGCTGCTCTCTCTGCAGGTATCAACCCCTACAAGGGCCTCAACAACCTCAACAACTGTGGTGGCGTCGGTCAGTGCGGCACCTGTGTGGTGGAAGTCGTCGAAGGCGCTCAGAATCTTTCCCCCCGCAGCGATGTGGAAGAGGTGTATCTCGCAGATCGCCCCGCCAACTACCGCCTCAGCTGCCGCACCAGCGTCAACGGTGATGTGACCGTGCGCACCCGCCCCTCCGACGGCGTCGGCAAGGGCTCCAACAGCCTGCTGGGTGCTGTGAAGAACCTCTTCGGCAAGTGA
- a CDS encoding arsenate reductase family protein gives MAEPLRVWSYSRCSTCRKALAWLEQQGIDVTVIDITETPPSRALLAEAADHLGTRAPLFNTSGLSYRALGSAVVKAMSDEEALDALAADGKLIKRPFLALPEGKFLVGFKLDQWTEAFQG, from the coding sequence TTGGCTGAACCGCTCCGCGTCTGGAGTTATTCCCGCTGCTCAACCTGCCGAAAGGCTTTGGCATGGCTCGAGCAGCAGGGAATAGATGTCACCGTGATTGACATCACTGAAACTCCCCCTTCCCGCGCCCTCCTTGCCGAGGCCGCCGATCATCTCGGCACTCGTGCTCCTCTGTTCAATACCAGCGGTCTCAGCTATCGCGCTCTCGGCTCTGCTGTCGTCAAAGCCATGAGCGACGAGGAGGCTCTGGATGCACTCGCTGCCGATGGCAAGTTGATCAAACGTCCATTTCTGGCTTTGCCAGAGGGCAAGTTCTTGGTGGGCTTCAAGCTGGATCAGTGGACTGAGGCATTTCAGGGCTGA
- the lepB gene encoding signal peptidase I, translating to MDQHPQGQPVEHEVSKSPKAHPFWDFWAPVLFTIALYFGLRHYVAEARFIPSGSMLPGLQINDRLLVEKLSYLTRKPKRGEIVVFNAPHAFDPALRSPNQPSGLQCTLANIPLIGLIPGLRHNACDAYIKRVVALPGDQVVVNPRGEVTLNGEPLKEPYVTNYCSLDDQGMSRCGTLNVTVPKGHVLVLGDNRANSWDGRYWPGGPFLPEDEILGRATWRFWPFKRSGALGS from the coding sequence TTGGATCAACACCCTCAGGGCCAACCTGTAGAACACGAGGTTTCCAAGTCTCCAAAGGCGCATCCCTTTTGGGATTTCTGGGCTCCCGTTCTGTTCACCATTGCGCTCTATTTCGGCTTGCGGCACTACGTCGCTGAGGCCCGCTTCATTCCTTCCGGTTCCATGCTGCCCGGATTGCAGATCAATGATCGGCTGTTGGTGGAGAAGCTCAGTTACCTCACGCGCAAACCTAAACGGGGCGAGATCGTTGTCTTCAACGCTCCCCATGCTTTTGACCCAGCGTTGCGCAGCCCGAATCAACCGTCGGGTCTGCAGTGCACATTGGCCAATATCCCTTTGATCGGTCTGATTCCTGGCCTCAGGCATAACGCCTGCGATGCCTACATCAAGCGGGTGGTTGCACTCCCTGGCGACCAGGTTGTGGTGAACCCTCGGGGCGAAGTGACCCTCAACGGTGAGCCATTGAAAGAGCCCTATGTCACCAATTACTGCAGCTTGGATGACCAGGGGATGAGTCGTTGCGGCACCCTCAATGTGACCGTCCCCAAAGGCCATGTGCTGGTTCTTGGCGATAACCGGGCCAACAGCTGGGATGGTCGCTACTGGCCTGGTGGACCGTTCTTGCCTGAGGACGAGATCCTCGGTCGGGCCACGTGGAGGTTCTGGCCTTTTAAGCGGTCGGGCGCACTGGGCTCCTGA
- a CDS encoding dihydroorotase, with protein MSLTVLLDPVRVLVGSGQDVIHNGAALLIDGELVALGEEARSQGATQAVPVQSAADQLLAPCLVDPHSVLEEPFCEHHENVVSLRHAAARAGYGQVALLPRAKAWRDRVERLHGFSSSPDNDVRIHLWGALTLDGAGDQLSCHGDLLEQGAVGFCDGDAMPAAGLLQRSLLLNEMGTAPVLVAPRDPQIQGGGMVREGVETLRAGWPMDPVASETLPLGQLLELQRLFPKPRLVAMNLSTAEGVALLHEATVRPQASVHWWHLVTDRNQLSPTAQGWCVRPSLGGPNDRIALIEALENDVITAVSVHAVPLDREDCLLPPGQRRTGLVGHQLVLPTLWQRLIQERGWSIPQLWDALSFGPSRLLQQPEEQLQIGSNRWVLFDPHHQWTASLDHPNAARGANHPLLDQVLHGAVVACGLRSPVRPTA; from the coding sequence ATGTCCCTGACCGTTCTGCTCGATCCCGTCAGGGTCCTGGTTGGCAGCGGTCAGGACGTCATCCACAACGGAGCTGCTCTACTGATCGACGGCGAGCTGGTTGCCCTCGGGGAGGAGGCTCGCTCTCAGGGGGCAACGCAGGCGGTGCCCGTGCAGAGCGCGGCCGATCAACTGCTGGCTCCTTGTTTGGTCGATCCCCACTCCGTGCTGGAGGAACCGTTCTGCGAACACCATGAAAATGTGGTCAGCCTGCGCCATGCCGCAGCAAGGGCTGGCTACGGCCAGGTGGCCTTATTGCCACGTGCCAAAGCCTGGCGCGACAGGGTCGAACGCTTGCATGGCTTCAGCAGCAGCCCCGACAACGACGTGCGCATCCACCTCTGGGGTGCGTTGACCCTGGATGGTGCCGGCGACCAGCTGAGCTGCCATGGCGATCTGCTGGAGCAAGGGGCCGTCGGCTTCTGCGACGGCGATGCCATGCCTGCAGCAGGCCTGCTGCAACGCAGCCTGTTGCTCAACGAGATGGGGACTGCACCCGTGCTGGTGGCCCCGCGGGATCCCCAGATCCAAGGCGGCGGCATGGTGCGCGAAGGGGTCGAGACCCTGCGGGCCGGATGGCCGATGGATCCCGTCGCCAGCGAGACCCTGCCGCTGGGGCAACTGCTCGAACTCCAGCGTTTGTTCCCCAAGCCACGGTTGGTGGCGATGAATCTGTCCACAGCCGAAGGGGTGGCCCTTCTGCATGAGGCGACTGTCCGTCCCCAGGCCAGCGTGCACTGGTGGCACCTGGTGACGGACCGCAACCAGCTCAGCCCCACGGCCCAGGGATGGTGCGTGAGGCCTTCTCTTGGAGGCCCGAACGATCGCATTGCTCTAATCGAAGCGCTGGAAAACGATGTGATCACGGCCGTAAGCGTGCACGCCGTCCCCCTCGACCGCGAAGACTGCCTTCTCCCTCCAGGGCAGCGACGAACTGGACTGGTGGGGCACCAACTGGTGCTGCCCACGCTCTGGCAACGGCTCATTCAGGAACGGGGCTGGTCGATCCCCCAACTCTGGGACGCCCTCAGCTTCGGCCCCTCGCGACTGCTCCAGCAGCCGGAAGAACAGCTGCAAATCGGTAGCAACCGCTGGGTGCTGTTCGATCCCCATCACCAATGGACCGCATCACTCGATCACCCCAACGCAGCACGCGGTGCCAACCACCCGCTGCTGGACCAGGTGCTGCATGGAGCTGTGGTGGCTTGTGGCCTCAGGAGCCCAGTGCGCCCGACCGCTTAA
- a CDS encoding histidine phosphatase family protein, protein MSLRLLLVRHGLSSFNVERRIQGRDDLSVLTPEGQEQARRTGSALKDVSITAAYSSPLRRAASTCEGLLQAWGGVLNPVMDDGLLEIDLEPWSGMSADERAAQDPDGFKTWKQCPEELELTRKDGSRYRPLPELMAQARDFLSRLLERHSIDSNDTVLVVGHNAILRCMMLVLLGEPEQGFRRLQIDNASLSVFNLSPKSGGGRQVQIECLNNTAHLGQSLPKKGQGARLVLVRHGETNWNRQGRFQGQIDIPLNENGHAQAEAARGFLEGVSLQRAYSSSMSRPRQTAEGILRSHPGVPMTVTRGLVEIGHGLWEGKLEEEIKAEWGDLLEEWKRTPETVQMPEGETIQDVWQRSVNTWTTIANSLDPSETALVVAHDAVNKTILCHLLGLTPADIWAVKQGNGGVTVVDMPTVPGQPAVVTCLNLTSHLGGVLDHTAAGAL, encoded by the coding sequence TTGTCTCTCCGTCTCCTCCTGGTGCGCCACGGCCTGAGCAGCTTCAACGTGGAGCGCCGTATCCAGGGGAGGGATGACCTTTCCGTCCTCACCCCGGAAGGCCAGGAGCAGGCTCGCCGCACCGGCTCGGCACTGAAGGATGTGTCAATCACAGCCGCCTACAGCTCACCACTGCGCCGGGCCGCCTCCACGTGTGAGGGCCTGTTGCAGGCCTGGGGTGGAGTGCTGAATCCCGTGATGGACGACGGTCTGCTGGAAATTGATCTGGAACCCTGGAGCGGCATGAGCGCCGATGAGCGCGCGGCCCAGGACCCCGATGGCTTCAAGACCTGGAAGCAATGTCCGGAAGAGCTGGAACTGACCCGGAAGGACGGCAGTCGCTATCGACCGCTGCCAGAGCTGATGGCGCAGGCGAGGGATTTTCTGAGCCGCCTACTGGAGCGCCACAGCATCGACAGCAATGACACGGTGTTGGTGGTCGGCCACAACGCCATCCTCCGCTGCATGATGCTGGTGCTGCTGGGTGAGCCCGAACAAGGCTTCCGCCGGCTGCAAATCGATAACGCTTCCCTGTCGGTGTTCAACCTGAGCCCCAAGAGCGGCGGTGGCCGGCAGGTGCAGATCGAGTGTCTGAACAACACCGCGCATCTTGGGCAGTCCCTGCCCAAGAAAGGTCAGGGTGCACGACTGGTGCTGGTGCGCCACGGGGAAACCAACTGGAATCGCCAGGGCCGCTTCCAGGGTCAGATCGACATCCCCCTCAATGAAAACGGCCATGCCCAGGCGGAAGCCGCCCGAGGATTCCTCGAAGGCGTTTCATTGCAGCGGGCCTACAGCAGCTCCATGTCGCGCCCCCGCCAGACCGCGGAAGGCATCCTGCGCTCCCACCCTGGTGTGCCCATGACGGTGACGCGGGGCCTGGTGGAGATCGGCCATGGCCTCTGGGAAGGGAAGCTTGAGGAGGAAATCAAAGCCGAATGGGGTGACCTGCTGGAGGAGTGGAAGCGCACGCCTGAAACGGTTCAGATGCCGGAAGGGGAGACCATCCAGGACGTGTGGCAGCGGTCGGTCAACACCTGGACCACGATTGCGAACAGCCTCGATCCCTCGGAAACAGCCCTGGTGGTGGCCCATGACGCTGTCAACAAAACGATCCTCTGTCACTTGTTGGGTCTCACCCCCGCTGACATCTGGGCGGTGAAGCAGGGCAACGGTGGCGTGACAGTGGTCGACATGCCGACCGTTCCGGGCCAGCCTGCGGTAGTGACCTGTCTCAACCTCACCTCCCATCTGGGTGGGGTGCTGGATCACACCGCTGCTGGAGCCCTCTGA
- a CDS encoding CPBP family intramembrane glutamic endopeptidase: MTSTPTGRRLSSKGLLALISLVLAMSVWVLGLRDSLSRDSVAPALSLQQQEKALLAEPALPEPLKPLLVGADPSAQLLDALLEVPLDRLDDRQRLLLASLTGDAVQRQQALALPIQSSDLQDLQQALIRHQADASLSEANAALLKAPQFDPLLRTLGCRGLGGTAAQCIDPRAAEVAALASRRLLLAELLPISALLLGALLLLRHLWLRVRGRIPSWPPLVGPLLTPADMAILVAGGFVLLGEVLLPVLVSPLIMVISQGLSGGLGQAVVVLVGYVSLAIPPLAILKLQLQGLGDEEVPAGGWLQWRPSPVFPALLQGARGWLMVMPPVVFTGWLMGKLLGDQGGSNPLLEMVLRSDNPLALLLLALTAVVLAPLFEELVFRGVMLPVLARWLGRGWGVVLSGLVFAVAHLSIGELPPLLVLGIGLAMLRLSSGRLLPCVVMHACWNGATFINLILLGS, from the coding sequence TTGACGTCCACGCCGACTGGTCGCCGGTTGTCTTCCAAAGGACTGCTGGCCCTGATCTCCCTGGTTCTGGCGATGAGCGTGTGGGTGCTTGGCCTTCGAGACAGCCTCAGCCGTGACTCCGTGGCACCGGCGCTGTCTCTACAGCAACAGGAGAAAGCACTGCTGGCCGAGCCGGCTCTGCCGGAGCCGCTCAAGCCCCTGCTGGTGGGTGCTGATCCGTCTGCGCAGCTGCTGGATGCCCTGTTGGAAGTGCCCCTGGATCGGCTGGATGACCGTCAGCGTTTGCTGCTCGCGTCTCTGACCGGCGATGCGGTCCAGCGTCAGCAGGCCCTTGCCCTGCCAATCCAGAGCTCTGATCTTCAGGATTTGCAGCAGGCCTTGATTCGGCATCAGGCAGATGCGTCCCTGTCTGAGGCCAATGCCGCCCTGCTGAAGGCTCCACAGTTCGACCCCCTGCTTCGAACGCTGGGGTGTCGTGGGTTGGGTGGCACGGCTGCGCAGTGCATTGATCCTCGCGCAGCTGAGGTGGCGGCTCTGGCGAGTCGTCGATTGCTCCTGGCGGAACTGCTTCCGATCTCTGCGTTGCTCCTTGGTGCGCTGCTGTTGCTCAGGCACCTTTGGTTGCGGGTTCGCGGACGCATTCCCAGTTGGCCTCCCTTGGTCGGTCCTCTGCTGACGCCTGCCGATATGGCGATTCTCGTGGCCGGGGGCTTTGTGTTGCTCGGTGAGGTGCTGTTGCCGGTGTTGGTCAGTCCGCTGATCATGGTGATTTCACAGGGCCTATCGGGTGGCCTCGGCCAAGCGGTGGTGGTGCTGGTGGGATACGTCAGCCTGGCGATCCCGCCCCTGGCAATCCTCAAGCTGCAGCTGCAAGGGTTGGGTGATGAGGAGGTCCCTGCAGGTGGCTGGTTGCAATGGCGCCCCTCGCCGGTGTTCCCCGCCCTGCTTCAGGGCGCGAGGGGCTGGTTGATGGTGATGCCGCCGGTGGTGTTCACCGGGTGGTTGATGGGCAAGCTGCTCGGCGATCAAGGCGGCAGCAACCCTCTGCTGGAAATGGTGCTGCGCAGCGACAACCCTCTCGCGCTTCTGCTGCTGGCCCTCACCGCCGTGGTGCTGGCACCGCTGTTTGAGGAGCTGGTCTTCCGGGGGGTGATGTTGCCTGTGCTGGCGCGATGGCTCGGCCGTGGCTGGGGGGTTGTTCTCAGTGGTTTGGTGTTCGCCGTCGCCCACCTGAGCATTGGGGAGCTACCGCCCCTGCTGGTGCTGGGGATCGGTCTGGCCATGCTGCGTTTGAGCAGTGGCCGACTGCTGCCCTGTGTGGTGATGCATGCCTGTTGGAACGGCGCCACGTTCATCAACCTGATCCTGCTGGGCTCTTGA
- a CDS encoding penicillin-binding protein 2, whose protein sequence is MGDSQDEGRRRRRRSRQRVIALETVPASRMRWVFALLCLGLVGLMGRMAWLQVFQASTLEARARSFQTQQTDPLGTRRPIVDRAGRLVALDEERFRLWAHPNNFRFPGDEPTLVRPPLDIARRLSGLLAVPMAELVQRMGDRPSGIRLAEGIDPETAAEIRRLAISGVDLEPYPYRVYPQGDLFANVVGFLNLERVPQAGLEQSRDRDLQRHEQARSLRRGADGTPLPDNLAPGTFFGDDLRLQLTLDARLQELAAKALAAQVKEWKAKKGVAIVMDVRNGELLALASTPTYDPNRYWKFPAARFREWSVQDLYEPGSTFKPINLAIALQEGVIQANGKVNDIGQLQIGGWPINNHDRQANGVIDFPTVLQVSSNVGMVQAMRNLRSSLYWDWLAKLGIEARPDTDLPGAIGGQLKTKEQFTTQPIEPATASFGQGFNLTPLKLAQLHALLANGGRLISPHITRGLRSGDGLARVDRAKGLPLMRPDVTRTVLAWMESVVQKGSGKGAFTPGYRIGGKTGTAQKAQNGIYVPGAKICSFVATLPIEDPRYVVLVVVDEPQGENAYGSTVAVPVAKQIIDGLLVIEKIPPTGAHTALEPALEPAVKPAG, encoded by the coding sequence ATGGGGGACTCCCAGGATGAGGGCCGTCGCCGGCGACGTCGTTCGCGCCAGCGCGTGATCGCCCTGGAGACGGTTCCGGCATCACGGATGCGTTGGGTGTTTGCTCTGCTCTGCCTGGGCCTTGTGGGGCTCATGGGGCGGATGGCCTGGCTTCAGGTGTTCCAGGCATCCACGCTGGAGGCACGGGCCCGCAGTTTTCAGACTCAGCAGACGGATCCGCTCGGGACGCGGCGCCCCATCGTCGATCGGGCAGGACGGTTGGTGGCCCTCGATGAAGAGCGCTTTCGCCTCTGGGCCCATCCCAACAACTTCCGTTTCCCCGGAGACGAGCCCACCCTGGTGCGTCCGCCCCTGGATATCGCCCGCCGTCTTTCTGGTCTGCTGGCCGTTCCGATGGCAGAGCTGGTGCAGCGTATGGGCGATCGCCCCTCGGGGATCCGCCTTGCCGAAGGCATTGATCCGGAGACGGCGGCAGAGATTCGCCGTTTGGCGATCAGTGGTGTTGACCTTGAGCCCTATCCCTACCGCGTGTATCCCCAGGGGGATCTGTTCGCGAACGTGGTTGGCTTCCTGAATCTGGAGCGGGTCCCTCAGGCCGGTCTGGAGCAAAGCCGCGATCGCGATCTTCAGCGGCATGAGCAGGCCCGGAGCCTGCGGCGCGGTGCCGATGGAACCCCTTTGCCCGACAACCTGGCCCCCGGCACCTTTTTCGGCGATGACCTGCGTCTGCAGCTCACCCTGGATGCCCGTCTTCAGGAGCTGGCTGCCAAGGCCCTGGCTGCGCAGGTGAAGGAGTGGAAGGCCAAGAAGGGAGTGGCCATCGTGATGGATGTGCGCAATGGCGAATTGCTGGCCCTCGCCTCGACGCCCACTTACGACCCCAACCGCTACTGGAAGTTCCCTGCGGCTCGTTTCCGCGAGTGGTCTGTGCAGGATCTTTATGAACCTGGGTCCACCTTCAAACCGATCAACCTGGCCATCGCTCTCCAGGAGGGTGTGATTCAGGCGAATGGCAAGGTCAATGACATCGGCCAGCTGCAGATCGGTGGTTGGCCGATCAACAACCACGACCGTCAAGCCAACGGTGTGATCGACTTCCCCACCGTGCTGCAGGTGTCGAGCAATGTCGGCATGGTTCAGGCGATGCGCAATCTCCGGTCGTCGCTCTATTGGGATTGGCTCGCGAAGCTCGGGATTGAAGCGCGACCGGATACCGATCTTCCCGGTGCCATTGGTGGGCAGCTCAAGACGAAGGAACAGTTCACCACCCAACCGATTGAGCCAGCGACCGCGTCCTTCGGCCAGGGCTTCAATTTGACCCCTCTCAAGTTGGCTCAGTTGCATGCCTTGCTTGCCAACGGAGGGCGTCTGATCAGTCCTCACATCACCCGTGGTCTGCGCTCCGGTGATGGGTTGGCGCGGGTTGATCGCGCCAAGGGGTTGCCATTGATGCGCCCTGATGTCACCCGCACGGTGTTGGCCTGGATGGAGTCGGTGGTGCAGAAGGGCAGCGGCAAAGGGGCTTTCACCCCTGGCTATCGGATCGGTGGCAAGACCGGTACGGCCCAGAAAGCACAAAACGGCATCTACGTGCCGGGCGCCAAGATCTGCAGCTTCGTGGCCACATTGCCGATCGAAGATCCGCGTTATGTGGTGCTCGTGGTGGTGGATGAGCCCCAGGGGGAGAACGCCTACGGATCCACCGTGGCGGTGCCGGTGGCCAAACAGATCATCGATGGCTTGTTGGTGATCGAAAAGATCCCCCCCACCGGTGCCCATACAGCCCTTGAACCCGCATTGGAGCCGGCGGTGAAACCAGCTGGTTAG
- a CDS encoding transaldolase translates to MASLLEQLSAMTVVVADTGDLEAIRRFTPRDATTNPSLILAAAQIPAYQNLIDEALRSSRKLIGENAPVEDVVHEALDEISVIFGKEILKIVPGRVSTEVDARLSFDTEATIAKGRKLIRLYNDAGISNDRVLIKIASTWEGIKAAEVLEKEGIHCNLTLLFGFGQAVACAEAGVTLISPFVGRILDWYKAETGRDMYPGPEDPGVLSVTRIFNYFKTYGYKTEVMGASFRNTDEIVELAGCDLLTISPKLLDQLRGMDAPLTRKLDGANPSSSEAQIHVDRSRFDALMADDRMATDKLGEGIKGFSKAIETLEAQLAHRLAELEGGAAFRHAVQEIFLLNDMNGDGCITRDEWMGSDAVFDALDLDHDGRLTPEDVRKGFGAALTLTTA, encoded by the coding sequence ATGGCTTCTCTTCTTGAACAGCTGTCCGCCATGACCGTGGTCGTGGCCGACACCGGTGACCTTGAGGCCATCCGTCGGTTCACCCCTCGGGACGCCACCACCAATCCCTCTCTGATCCTGGCGGCTGCACAGATTCCCGCTTATCAGAATCTGATCGATGAGGCGCTGCGTTCGTCGCGCAAGCTGATCGGCGAGAACGCCCCCGTCGAAGACGTGGTGCATGAAGCGCTCGACGAGATCAGTGTGATCTTCGGCAAAGAAATCCTCAAGATCGTGCCCGGCCGCGTGTCCACGGAGGTGGATGCGCGTCTCAGCTTTGACACCGAGGCCACCATCGCCAAGGGCCGCAAACTGATTCGTCTCTACAACGATGCTGGCATCAGCAACGATCGTGTGCTGATCAAGATCGCCTCCACCTGGGAAGGCATCAAGGCGGCTGAGGTGCTGGAGAAAGAGGGCATTCACTGCAACCTCACCCTGCTGTTCGGCTTCGGTCAGGCCGTGGCCTGCGCTGAAGCAGGGGTCACCCTGATCTCCCCCTTTGTCGGTCGCATCCTGGATTGGTACAAGGCCGAAACCGGTCGGGACATGTACCCCGGTCCAGAAGACCCCGGCGTGCTCTCGGTCACCCGCATCTTCAACTACTTCAAGACCTACGGCTACAAGACCGAGGTGATGGGAGCCAGCTTCCGCAACACCGATGAAATTGTTGAGCTGGCCGGCTGTGATCTGCTCACCATCTCACCCAAGCTGCTGGATCAGTTGCGCGGCATGGATGCACCCCTGACCCGCAAATTGGATGGTGCCAATCCCAGCAGCAGCGAGGCTCAGATCCATGTGGATCGCTCCCGTTTCGATGCTCTGATGGCTGATGACCGCATGGCCACCGACAAGCTCGGCGAAGGCATCAAGGGCTTCAGCAAGGCGATCGAAACCCTGGAGGCCCAGTTGGCCCACCGCCTGGCAGAACTGGAGGGCGGCGCAGCCTTCCGGCATGCCGTGCAGGAGATCTTCCTGCTCAACGACATGAACGGCGACGGCTGCATCACCCGTGATGAATGGATGGGCAGCGATGCCGTGTTTGATGCACTTGATCTCGACCATGACGGCCGTCTCACCCCCGAGGATGTGCGCAAAGGATTCGGTGCCGCGTTGACGCTGACGACGGCCTGA
- a CDS encoding Crp/Fnr family transcriptional regulator, producing the protein MNALDTMRALAAKREVHVAEAGEVIFAAGEAGASMFGLLEGRVRLVWTTENGQEGYELISAGDVFGAGALVTPDHRRLSTATAETACRLIEMNREKFLFAVQESPMFAIELLASVDERLRDLKMHDST; encoded by the coding sequence TTGAACGCACTCGACACCATGCGGGCACTTGCGGCCAAACGCGAAGTTCATGTCGCCGAAGCCGGGGAAGTGATCTTTGCTGCTGGTGAAGCAGGTGCGTCGATGTTTGGCCTGCTTGAAGGTCGTGTGCGTTTGGTCTGGACGACCGAGAACGGTCAGGAAGGGTATGAGCTGATCTCTGCGGGTGATGTGTTTGGTGCAGGAGCGCTGGTGACACCTGACCACCGCCGTTTGAGCACAGCAACAGCGGAAACGGCTTGTCGGCTGATTGAGATGAATCGGGAGAAGTTCCTGTTTGCCGTTCAGGAATCGCCCATGTTCGCGATCGAACTGCTGGCGTCGGTGGATGAACGCCTGCGTGACCTGAAGATGCACGACAGCACCTGA